One genomic window of Panulirus ornatus isolate Po-2019 chromosome 14, ASM3632096v1, whole genome shotgun sequence includes the following:
- the LOC139753519 gene encoding putative sodium-dependent multivitamin transporter, which translates to MSALKEPATDKGDLVWSDITALDFTVFGLFLVAYIAIGIYSGIKGRDNASTQEYLLGGKKMSVLPVAFSMVGGVLSAIAILGYSTEIYFFGTQLCIHLLGIIPGSLFAYQVILPIFHRFKLVSTMEYIELRYKSAALRKLMTLGQIVASFMYMGMCQYAPSLALFTLAKIPNSVSILVTGIVSTFYTTIARLENHTTLLEP; encoded by the exons ATGTCTGCGTTGAAGGAACCAGCTACGGACAAGGGCGACCTTGTGTGGTCAGATATCACAGCGTTGGACTTCACGGTCTTTGGCCTGTTTCTGGTGGCGTACATCGCTATCGGCATATACAGCGGCATCAAGGGTCGGGACAATGCCTCCACACAGGAGTACCTGCTGGGGGGCAAGAAGATGTCGGTATTACCCGTAGCGTTCTCTATGGTTGGCGGTGTACTGTCAGCCATAGCCATATTAG GTTACTCCACGGAGATATATTTCTTCGGTACGCAGCTCTGCATTCATTTACTGGGCATAATCCCTGGTTCTCTATTTGCGTATCAGGTCATCCTCCCGATTTTCCACAGATTCAAGCTTGTCTCCACGATGGAG TATATAGAGCTCAGATACAAATCTGCAGCACTACGAAAACTAATGACTCTCGGCCAGATAGTCGCTAGCTTCATGTACATGGGCATGTGCCAGTACGCTCCGTCTTTGGCACTCTTTACCTTGGCCAAGATACCCAACTCCGTTTCCATACTCGTCACAGGCATCGTCAGCACCTTCTACACCACAATT GCCCGTCtcgaaaaccatacaacattgttggaaccatga